The following coding sequences are from one Methanohalophilus halophilus window:
- a CDS encoding tRNA (cytidine(56)-2'-O)-methyltransferase: protein MKRIVILRLGHRPERDKRITTHVALTARAFGAEGILLASNDPSITRSVTQLCQRWGGEFYIRNDVKWKTEIKKWKSEGGKVCHLSMYGINLPDAVPSIREYEKLMIVVGAEKVPFEVYELADWNVAVGNQPHSEVAAVAVTLDRIAEDEPLKNEFKDAQLHVVPMDRGKKVIEKS, encoded by the coding sequence ATGAAAAGAATTGTAATACTGCGTCTGGGACACAGGCCCGAAAGAGATAAACGCATCACAACCCACGTGGCCCTTACAGCAAGGGCTTTCGGTGCTGAAGGGATACTCCTTGCAAGTAACGACCCTTCGATTACCCGGAGCGTGACCCAGCTGTGCCAACGCTGGGGAGGAGAATTTTATATCCGCAATGATGTGAAATGGAAGACCGAGATCAAAAAATGGAAATCAGAAGGCGGAAAGGTTTGCCATCTTTCAATGTATGGTATCAATCTGCCAGATGCCGTACCGTCGATAAGGGAATATGAAAAACTCATGATAGTTGTCGGTGCGGAAAAAGTCCCTTTTGAGGTCTATGAACTGGCTGACTGGAATGTTGCTGTGGGTAACCAGCCTCATTCAGAAGTGGCCGCTGTAGCCGTTACTCTGGACAGGATCGCAGAAGATGAGCCCTTGAAGAATGAATTTAAAGATGCACAACTTCATGTTGTACCAATGGATCGCGGAAAAAAAGTAATCGAAAAATCCTGA
- a CDS encoding Nif3-like dinuclear metal center hexameric protein: protein MNLSEIVRKLEVIAPPELAEEFDEGRIGLTLDLKNEVNRIAVALDPTEYTLKRAADIGADLLITHHTLLFHSINSISCKLATHLKIALDNDISLYAMHTNYDRAEGGVNDILAEKLGLKNIEKLDMGCIGEMDPVSRDVFINHVCKSLNTHVQYVGEKEMIAKVMVFGGSGFRGPFLDIANSMEVDAYVSSELKHDVIRNFTDMLLVDATHYATENPAMQALATRLENDLGIETEFIDHNPLIRTS from the coding sequence ATGAACCTTTCAGAAATTGTAAGAAAATTGGAAGTAATTGCACCCCCCGAACTTGCAGAAGAATTTGATGAAGGCAGGATCGGACTGACACTTGACCTGAAAAATGAAGTAAATCGGATAGCTGTGGCCCTGGATCCTACCGAATACACACTTAAACGGGCAGCAGATATAGGAGCAGATCTGCTCATTACACACCATACCTTATTATTCCATTCGATTAATTCGATATCCTGCAAGCTGGCCACACACCTGAAGATCGCACTGGATAACGATATTTCCCTCTATGCAATGCATACCAACTATGACCGCGCAGAAGGAGGAGTAAACGACATCCTTGCTGAAAAACTGGGTCTTAAAAACATTGAGAAACTGGACATGGGATGTATAGGCGAAATGGATCCTGTCTCAAGGGATGTTTTCATCAACCATGTGTGCAAGTCCCTGAATACCCATGTACAATACGTTGGTGAAAAAGAAATGATTGCCAAAGTTATGGTTTTTGGTGGAAGTGGATTTAGAGGACCTTTCCTTGATATTGCTAATTCAATGGAGGTAGATGCCTATGTGTCCTCTGAGCTTAAACATGATGTGATCCGCAATTTTACGGATATGCTTCTGGTGGATGCCACCCATTATGCCACCGAAAATCCTGCAATGCAAGCCCTTGCAACCCGTTTGGAAAATGACCTGGGTATCGAAACCGAATTTATTGACCACAATCCCCTGATACGCACTTCCTGA
- a CDS encoding beta/alpha barrel domain-containing protein, protein MIEYFEHYLQEDCPYGDETTELLQINGEGTLNILSRDEGIGACADDLEQFYKNKGLDVTYRVENGEYFEGGAVIFSAQGDLRTLFKLWRISQTFLSMVCAIASRTHNFVEAARKENPDIMIATSRKTHPGFRKYELKAVKVAGGTHHRNSLSDSILVTQNHLDVADSFENLRAVKKIEIEPRDNDEALKYAQIADVLLLDHYSPEEMGMIVTKLKKINPGLEIAVGGIKSDEIPQYAPYVDIIVSTAPYYAQPLDLTTRIERT, encoded by the coding sequence ATGATAGAGTATTTTGAACATTACTTGCAGGAAGACTGTCCTTACGGGGATGAAACCACAGAATTGCTTCAAATAAATGGTGAAGGTACCCTGAATATCCTCTCGCGGGATGAAGGAATTGGGGCATGTGCCGATGACCTGGAACAATTTTACAAGAATAAAGGACTGGATGTGACCTACAGAGTTGAGAACGGTGAATATTTCGAAGGAGGAGCTGTAATATTCTCCGCACAAGGAGACCTCAGAACATTGTTCAAACTCTGGCGTATCTCCCAGACTTTCCTTTCAATGGTATGTGCTATTGCGTCGCGGACTCATAACTTCGTAGAAGCTGCAAGAAAAGAAAATCCCGATATTATGATTGCCACAAGTCGCAAAACCCATCCTGGATTCAGAAAATATGAATTAAAGGCTGTAAAGGTAGCAGGTGGAACACACCACCGTAATTCTTTGAGTGATTCCATTCTTGTGACCCAGAACCATCTGGATGTAGCAGATTCTTTTGAGAATCTCAGGGCAGTTAAAAAGATAGAAATAGAACCACGTGATAATGACGAAGCACTCAAATACGCCCAAATTGCCGATGTCCTGTTACTTGACCATTATTCTCCTGAAGAGATGGGTATGATTGTTACCAAACTTAAAAAAATAAATCCCGGCCTTGAGATTGCTGTGGGTGGTATTAAATCGGATGAAATTCCACAATATGCCCCTTATGTGGATATAATTGTCTCCACTGCGCCTTATTATGCCCAGCCTCTTGATCTGACCACCAGAATTGAAAGAACTTGA
- a CDS encoding DUF364 domain-containing protein has translation MSDMLTRLIDRLCEENADTFHENIVDEIALGVVYSGARIGNHGGVASTQIPQSAHCETFSSAGKMHNNPLPQILEMGKSSNSLKRTVATSALNAFIKKTGEEISSYESSDTSVLDIIKNNDKVAMVGHFAPMIPGILKKASTLYVAEKRPIKDERITIVPEQELKETIASSDVAIITGTTLLNNSLDPLMESVKQASNAILLGPTTPLYPDLFFEKGFTAVMGTRIDDAPTMLRIVSQAGGTKQIHKNCGTKISFVQ, from the coding sequence ATGAGTGATATGCTAACCAGATTGATCGACAGGCTTTGTGAAGAAAATGCTGATACTTTCCATGAAAACATTGTAGATGAAATAGCTCTGGGAGTGGTTTACAGTGGTGCCAGAATTGGTAACCACGGTGGTGTTGCTTCAACTCAGATTCCTCAATCAGCCCACTGTGAAACCTTTTCATCCGCAGGTAAAATGCATAATAACCCTTTGCCCCAAATTCTTGAGATGGGTAAATCATCCAATTCCCTAAAACGAACAGTTGCGACCAGTGCACTCAATGCTTTCATTAAAAAGACCGGAGAAGAGATTTCTTCTTACGAATCGTCAGATACCAGTGTATTGGATATTATAAAAAATAATGATAAGGTAGCAATGGTGGGCCATTTTGCCCCCATGATTCCCGGTATACTAAAAAAAGCCTCAACTCTTTATGTGGCGGAAAAAAGGCCAATAAAAGACGAAAGGATAACCATTGTACCTGAGCAAGAGCTGAAAGAAACAATAGCATCATCAGATGTTGCTATAATCACAGGTACCACTCTTTTGAACAATTCACTTGATCCTCTGATGGAATCAGTAAAGCAGGCATCTAACGCGATTCTGCTTGGTCCTACTACGCCCCTCTACCCGGACCTTTTCTTTGAAAAGGGATTTACTGCTGTAATGGGTACAAGAATCGATGATGCACCAACAATGCTAAGAATAGTAAGCCAGGCTGGCGGGACAAAACAGATTCACAAAAACTGTGGCACAAAAATATCCTTTGTACAGTAA
- a CDS encoding formate dehydrogenase accessory sulfurtransferase FdhD, with amino-acid sequence MSKIDWHFDKKPDTEITWKEEERDNTAPYIPIQCIEVKGDDSPKEISVDVVIEEMFEVFLNGNFLSSFLASPRELKEMAVGHLICEGHIANVNQITSIAINENKLFCKTKPSTVDKTIPNPEMKVKNNTLFDLIDHIFEEGKIWRRTGGAHSTVIATSEGDILTFCEDVSRAAAVDKAIGKAALEGVELDNSIMATSGRLSVTMVGKGVNASIPLMVSKAAPMDQGIRLARENNMTLVGFARRPNLYIYSNPERLI; translated from the coding sequence ATGAGCAAAATCGATTGGCACTTTGATAAGAAGCCGGATACAGAGATTACGTGGAAAGAAGAGGAGCGGGATAATACCGCCCCTTATATTCCCATCCAGTGTATCGAAGTGAAAGGAGACGATTCTCCAAAAGAAATCAGTGTGGATGTTGTTATTGAGGAAATGTTTGAAGTTTTCCTGAATGGCAACTTTCTATCTTCTTTTTTGGCAAGTCCTCGGGAACTTAAGGAAATGGCCGTCGGTCATCTCATATGTGAAGGGCACATTGCAAACGTTAACCAGATAACTTCTATTGCTATAAATGAAAATAAGTTATTCTGCAAAACAAAACCATCAACTGTAGATAAGACCATTCCTAATCCTGAAATGAAGGTCAAAAACAATACCCTGTTCGACCTTATCGACCATATTTTTGAAGAAGGGAAAATCTGGAGGCGTACCGGGGGGGCACATTCTACTGTGATCGCCACCTCTGAAGGAGATATCCTCACTTTTTGTGAAGATGTCAGTCGGGCAGCAGCAGTTGATAAAGCAATCGGTAAAGCTGCATTAGAAGGCGTGGAACTTGATAACTCCATAATGGCAACTTCTGGCAGGTTATCCGTTACAATGGTAGGAAAAGGCGTTAATGCAAGCATTCCCTTGATGGTGAGTAAAGCTGCACCAATGGATCAGGGAATCAGGCTTGCGAGGGAAAATAATATGACACTTGTGGGATTTGCACGCAGGCCCAATCTTTACATCTATTCCAATCCTGAGCGATTGATCTAA
- a CDS encoding formylmethanofuran dehydrogenase subunit B, translated as MFKNIFCPVCGASCDDIQVDLKEDSITVKNACKMGNAKFQEIVSDHRIKKPMIKKDGEFVEVSWEEALTKAAEILAASKKPMLFMGSETSCEAQEVGLHIGEYLGGTVDSNATICHGPTVMGIQEAGCAAATAGTKKNRSDVNIYWGTNPLESMPRHMSKYGIFPRGYWTKRGRFDRKVITVDPRRTPTADASDLHVQLNPNSDYELFNALLTILNGKEPHHSVEKVTGVPISIMEEMVDMILDANFASFSVGLGVSSSYGKHRNIEMALNVVKELNNNHGTKASIGALRGHCNVAGFNMVASYLYGYPFGLDFTRGYPRYNPGETTCVDILREKDTDAAMVVGADLMAHTPADCASYLAEIPMVCIDIAPGPTPTAADVILPGVIDAMECDGTFYRLDNVSVYFKPFTSSPFDFTESNEDSLKQLFEKIKELKS; from the coding sequence ATGTTCAAGAACATATTCTGTCCCGTATGTGGTGCTTCATGTGATGATATACAGGTAGACTTGAAAGAAGATAGCATCACTGTCAAGAACGCATGTAAGATGGGTAATGCAAAGTTCCAGGAGATCGTGAGTGATCACCGTATCAAAAAACCCATGATCAAAAAGGATGGGGAATTCGTAGAGGTTAGCTGGGAGGAAGCCCTGACAAAGGCCGCAGAAATCCTCGCCGCTTCAAAGAAACCCATGCTCTTTATGGGAAGTGAAACCTCCTGTGAAGCCCAGGAAGTTGGTCTGCATATCGGTGAATATCTTGGTGGAACAGTAGACTCCAATGCGACAATCTGTCACGGCCCAACTGTAATGGGAATCCAGGAAGCAGGATGTGCTGCCGCAACCGCTGGTACCAAAAAGAACCGTAGTGACGTAAACATCTACTGGGGTACCAACCCGCTGGAATCCATGCCCAGGCATATGTCCAAGTATGGTATTTTCCCCAGAGGTTACTGGACAAAGAGAGGACGTTTCGACAGGAAAGTTATTACTGTGGATCCAAGGAGAACCCCCACAGCCGATGCTTCAGACCTTCATGTCCAGCTCAATCCCAACAGTGATTATGAATTGTTCAATGCTCTTTTGACAATCCTTAACGGTAAAGAGCCTCACCACTCCGTTGAAAAAGTCACTGGTGTACCAATCTCCATCATGGAGGAAATGGTGGACATGATCCTCGATGCCAACTTTGCCAGTTTTTCTGTTGGCCTGGGTGTCAGTTCATCATACGGTAAACACCGCAACATCGAAATGGCACTTAATGTGGTCAAGGAATTGAACAATAATCATGGTACTAAAGCCAGTATCGGTGCACTCCGTGGTCACTGCAATGTTGCAGGATTCAACATGGTTGCATCCTATCTCTATGGATATCCATTCGGTCTTGATTTCACACGCGGCTACCCCAGATACAACCCCGGTGAGACTACCTGTGTGGATATTCTCAGGGAAAAGGACACGGATGCAGCAATGGTTGTGGGTGCCGATCTTATGGCCCATACTCCGGCAGACTGTGCATCCTATCTTGCAGAGATCCCTATGGTATGCATAGATATTGCTCCGGGCCCAACACCAACTGCAGCTGATGTAATACTTCCCGGTGTGATCGATGCCATGGAATGTGATGGTACGTTCTACAGACTGGACAATGTGTCCGTCTACTTCAAACCCTTCACATCTTCTCCTTTTGATTTCACAGAAAGCAATGAGGATAGCCTCAAACAGCTCTTTGAGAAGATAAAGGAACTGAAAAGTTAA
- a CDS encoding molybdopterin dinucleotide binding domain-containing protein codes for MKVLLNTGSTIYEGQFAKGGEKYSEGYMKECALCWISPLDFEELGCPEKVKVTSMDGKHTVAVYTRCTDRVMCSNIFMPRAIWSNVVIDPHTFSTGSPLYKGSPVDIEPTDEEVLTAEDIVLKVYAGGK; via the coding sequence ATGAAAGTATTGCTTAACACCGGAAGTACAATTTATGAAGGACAGTTTGCCAAGGGCGGAGAAAAATACTCCGAAGGTTACATGAAGGAATGTGCCCTGTGCTGGATATCACCCCTGGATTTTGAAGAACTGGGATGTCCTGAAAAAGTGAAAGTAACCAGCATGGATGGTAAACATACCGTAGCTGTATACACAAGATGCACTGACAGGGTAATGTGCAGTAACATATTCATGCCCCGTGCCATCTGGTCCAATGTGGTAATCGACCCGCACACGTTTTCCACAGGATCACCCCTCTACAAAGGAAGTCCTGTTGATATAGAGCCCACTGACGAGGAGGTTCTCACAGCTGAGGACATTGTACTGAAAGTATATGCAGGAGGTAAATGA
- a CDS encoding formylmethanofuran dehydrogenase subunit C, with amino-acid sequence MTEVVLTPNTEIDIKIEADVIKPDEFAGKSKEEIEQLIVWQGPDQLPLKNFFDVKGQGGSSAEETSIIIKGDVLRVKMIGAEMTAGKITIQGSTGLKVGAEMKGGEIVVEGNADSWAGTEMKGGLLHIKGNTVDHLGCAYRGSWKGMSGGRIVVDGSAQNQIGGGLTGGEIIVNGNAEYFCGIRQSGGLIVIRGNAIRAIGAEMNGGTIVVEGHITNFTPGMQYEGEQYDLCFEDIECGGVFKKFTGDFAISKKPKGTLYVGKDANLEL; translated from the coding sequence ATGACAGAGGTAGTACTTACACCAAACACTGAAATTGATATTAAGATCGAAGCCGATGTAATCAAACCAGATGAGTTTGCAGGCAAAAGCAAGGAAGAAATTGAGCAGTTGATTGTCTGGCAGGGGCCTGACCAATTACCTTTAAAGAACTTCTTTGATGTGAAAGGCCAGGGTGGAAGCTCTGCTGAAGAAACTTCCATTATAATCAAAGGCGATGTCCTGCGTGTAAAAATGATCGGCGCAGAAATGACCGCCGGCAAGATTACCATCCAGGGTTCCACCGGCCTGAAAGTCGGAGCTGAGATGAAAGGTGGCGAGATTGTCGTGGAAGGCAATGCAGATTCCTGGGCAGGCACCGAGATGAAAGGCGGTTTGCTCCATATAAAGGGCAACACTGTCGATCACCTGGGATGTGCTTACCGCGGTAGCTGGAAAGGAATGAGCGGAGGCCGCATAGTTGTTGACGGAAGTGCCCAGAACCAGATCGGCGGAGGATTAACAGGTGGTGAGATCATCGTTAATGGTAATGCCGAATATTTCTGTGGTATACGCCAGTCTGGCGGTCTTATTGTAATCAGAGGAAATGCTATACGTGCAATAGGTGCCGAAATGAATGGTGGAACCATTGTGGTCGAAGGTCATATTACCAATTTCACTCCAGGGATGCAATATGAAGGCGAGCAATATGATCTCTGTTTCGAAGACATCGAATGTGGCGGAGTATTCAAAAAATTCACAGGTGACTTTGCCATATCCAAAAAACCAAAGGGAACTTTGTATGTGGGCAAAGATGCAAATCTGGAGCTTTGA
- a CDS encoding formylmethanofuran dehydrogenase subunit A, translating into MAATIAIKNGHVFDPLNEINGDVMDIYIKDGKVVPELSDAEMKDAKVVDATGKTVMPGGVDSHTHIAGAKVNSGRLMRPEDSYKWNRPKTSITHGGTGETVPSVYLEGYEYAQMGYTTAFEAAVPPLEARHTHEEMHSIPMLDMGGYLVLGNNWFMMRYLKEGDIDKAAAYVAWMMRTHKTYGIKCVNPAGVENWGWGKNVESLDETNIHFEITPREIIEGLTEVNEMLGVPMPVHLHANNLGHPGCYETTKESLTIPSKVKPNQDMGVEWAETKIDPTKDKSIYLTHLQFNAFGGTSWRDFESGVKDITDYVNSQDHVVIDSGSVPFGEATCMTGDGPSIHDIAVLTGGKWSNCDVELECGSGVCPFTYLKSNPVHSVQWAMGLESLLLIDDPWKTIMTTDNPNGGPFTKYPNVMTWLMSEAYRNETFSEVHKWANDRSTLGGVSRELSLYDIATITRATPAKTNGMAHRKGSLAVGADGDVTIYDIDPTKLDVTANYDDLITKFRYADYTIKGGEIAAHNGEIMSIPERRTYYSDIKVDANEEKKMLDDVKDWFRYYTLGFENYPTPEKYLVNPTPINVNMEK; encoded by the coding sequence ATGGCAGCTACTATTGCAATAAAAAATGGACATGTTTTTGATCCCCTCAATGAGATAAACGGGGATGTCATGGACATCTATATCAAGGACGGAAAAGTCGTCCCTGAATTATCTGATGCGGAAATGAAAGATGCAAAGGTCGTTGATGCCACTGGTAAAACGGTGATGCCGGGTGGGGTGGATTCACACACCCATATTGCCGGTGCCAAAGTAAACTCAGGTCGTCTGATGCGGCCAGAGGACAGTTACAAGTGGAATCGTCCAAAGACCTCAATAACCCATGGTGGTACCGGCGAAACAGTACCTTCCGTATATCTTGAAGGATATGAGTATGCCCAGATGGGATATACCACAGCTTTTGAAGCTGCAGTCCCGCCTCTGGAAGCACGTCACACCCACGAAGAGATGCATTCCATCCCGATGCTTGACATGGGAGGATATCTTGTTCTCGGTAACAACTGGTTCATGATGCGCTATCTCAAGGAAGGCGACATTGACAAAGCTGCTGCATATGTGGCCTGGATGATGAGGACACACAAGACCTATGGTATAAAATGTGTCAACCCTGCAGGTGTGGAGAACTGGGGATGGGGCAAGAATGTCGAATCCCTGGATGAAACCAATATCCATTTTGAAATTACACCAAGGGAAATTATCGAAGGGCTTACCGAAGTCAATGAAATGCTAGGTGTCCCTATGCCAGTACACCTGCACGCCAACAATCTGGGTCACCCGGGATGTTATGAAACTACAAAGGAATCCCTTACCATTCCTTCAAAAGTCAAACCCAATCAGGATATGGGAGTCGAATGGGCAGAAACAAAGATCGATCCTACAAAGGATAAATCCATCTACCTGACCCACTTGCAATTCAATGCTTTTGGCGGAACATCCTGGAGAGACTTTGAATCCGGTGTGAAGGATATTACAGATTATGTTAACAGTCAGGACCATGTGGTAATTGACAGTGGTAGCGTACCTTTCGGTGAAGCCACATGTATGACCGGAGACGGTCCGTCTATTCATGATATCGCAGTCCTTACAGGCGGTAAATGGTCCAACTGTGATGTAGAACTTGAATGCGGTTCCGGTGTATGCCCGTTCACATATCTTAAGAGCAACCCCGTACATAGCGTCCAGTGGGCAATGGGGCTTGAATCTCTGCTTCTGATCGATGATCCATGGAAGACCATAATGACAACCGATAATCCTAACGGTGGACCATTCACCAAATATCCGAACGTCATGACCTGGTTGATGTCAGAGGCTTACAGGAATGAGACATTCAGCGAAGTACACAAGTGGGCAAATGATAGAAGCACACTCGGCGGTGTCAGCCGTGAACTGTCTCTCTATGACATTGCAACCATTACCCGTGCAACTCCTGCAAAGACCAATGGTATGGCACACAGGAAAGGAAGTCTTGCTGTTGGAGCAGATGGTGATGTAACCATTTATGATATCGATCCAACCAAATTGGACGTTACAGCCAACTACGATGATCTGATCACCAAATTCAGGTATGCAGATTATACCATCAAGGGTGGAGAAATCGCAGCCCATAACGGCGAGATAATGTCGATTCCTGAAAGAAGGACCTACTACAGTGACATAAAAGTTGATGCAAACGAGGAAAAGAAGATGCTTGATGATGTCAAGGATTGGTTCAGGTACTACACCCTTGGTTTCGAGAACTATCCGACACCTGAGAAATACCTCGTCAACCCAACCCCCATCAATGTAAACATGGAGAAGTGA
- a CDS encoding 4Fe-4S binding protein, with the protein MNETVISTKDNKQVVYIPEKCIGCGTCVMVCPKETLVIGSVGAVARGLIDKEFLEIRPNTCITCGMCSKVCPTGALEMREDGKPVEEKTYLINAIKPTTVNDDCVHCGLCEQVCPQGCIEVQQWFSNGNDAKVDGKTIIDQECCVHCGWCESVCPVDAIEVEKPFEGTWFRDEDICQACRTCVDVCPCNALFNPDWEAGERVDKVAHRPDACIYCGACAVSCPVRAIDVKKTAIVPEMEKKKVFEKKLLDKPSAEPTLTSRLVTDEYACLGCGNCVIVCPVNSYANKELAAGHLNNMDDKALLEVENGTVKIVDQEVCGSDGACAMICPTNAIWLERKEVE; encoded by the coding sequence ATGAATGAAACAGTGATATCGACAAAGGACAACAAACAGGTGGTATACATTCCTGAGAAGTGTATCGGCTGTGGGACTTGTGTTATGGTGTGTCCAAAAGAGACACTGGTGATCGGTTCAGTCGGAGCGGTTGCCAGAGGGCTCATCGACAAGGAGTTCCTGGAGATCAGACCGAATACATGTATAACATGCGGAATGTGTTCTAAAGTTTGTCCAACAGGCGCTCTTGAAATGAGAGAAGACGGAAAGCCAGTAGAGGAAAAAACCTACCTCATAAATGCTATTAAACCAACCACTGTCAATGATGATTGTGTACACTGTGGACTTTGTGAACAGGTATGTCCACAGGGTTGCATTGAAGTGCAACAGTGGTTTTCAAACGGTAATGATGCAAAAGTTGATGGTAAAACAATAATCGACCAGGAATGCTGTGTGCACTGTGGATGGTGCGAATCCGTATGCCCGGTTGATGCCATAGAAGTGGAGAAACCATTTGAAGGAACCTGGTTCAGGGACGAGGACATTTGTCAGGCATGCCGTACCTGTGTTGATGTATGCCCCTGCAATGCATTATTCAATCCGGACTGGGAAGCCGGGGAACGTGTTGACAAGGTTGCCCATAGGCCTGATGCATGCATCTACTGTGGTGCATGTGCAGTTTCCTGCCCTGTACGAGCCATCGATGTCAAGAAAACTGCAATCGTTCCTGAGATGGAAAAGAAAAAAGTATTCGAGAAAAAACTCCTCGACAAACCTTCCGCCGAGCCAACCCTTACTTCCAGACTTGTCACTGATGAATACGCCTGCCTGGGCTGTGGTAATTGTGTAATTGTCTGTCCTGTAAATTCCTATGCAAACAAAGAACTTGCTGCAGGCCACCTGAACAATATGGATGATAAGGCATTGCTGGAAGTTGAGAACGGTACAGTGAAAATTGTTGATCAGGAGGTTTGCGGCTCTGATGGTGCATGTGCCATGATATGCCCGACAAACGCTATATGGCTGGAAAGAAAAGAGGTGGAATAA
- a CDS encoding FmdE family protein has translation METMDEVLEKIKVENPELFSQVEKVVPFHGFLSSGALIGIHMLNIAKRVLDVKEGERVYALSETYNCIPDPFQILEGSTTGNKRLRVHDTGKMAVTVNKQAPSGIASVKGVRIYLDPEKTKDYPKLHAWYMNTKKLRHEEVVPVLLEAGENVYSYEMVDIDVPVKKKKKIKLCQKCNESFIQRNNEVLCDACNDSQTETTI, from the coding sequence ATGGAAACTATGGATGAGGTCCTAGAAAAGATAAAAGTGGAAAATCCAGAACTATTTTCACAGGTTGAAAAGGTCGTTCCATTCCACGGTTTTTTGAGCAGTGGTGCTTTAATAGGAATCCACATGCTAAATATTGCAAAAAGGGTACTTGATGTGAAGGAAGGGGAAAGGGTATACGCTCTTAGTGAAACGTATAATTGTATACCGGACCCTTTTCAGATACTCGAAGGTTCCACTACAGGCAATAAACGTTTGAGAGTTCACGATACAGGTAAAATGGCTGTGACTGTGAACAAACAAGCTCCATCGGGAATTGCTTCTGTTAAAGGAGTAAGAATATATCTCGACCCGGAGAAGACTAAAGATTACCCTAAATTACATGCCTGGTATATGAACACAAAGAAACTTCGCCACGAAGAAGTTGTTCCTGTGCTTCTTGAAGCCGGTGAGAATGTCTATTCCTATGAAATGGTAGATATAGATGTGCCGGTAAAAAAGAAAAAGAAAATAAAATTATGCCAGAAATGTAATGAAAGTTTTATTCAAAGAAACAATGAAGTTCTTTGTGATGCATGCAACGATAGCCAAACGGAGACTACAATATGA